The following are encoded together in the Macadamia integrifolia cultivar HAES 741 chromosome 10, SCU_Mint_v3, whole genome shotgun sequence genome:
- the LOC122091633 gene encoding ankyrin repeat and SAM domain-containing protein 6, translating to MYADRVDAGTKRSVKERLNGNTEEDFGRSRQTNNKRQRPNDDKWEHDLFKDDNESRVANRKVDARDLRLKLQKKNSPQAYQSGKGNLAGGVRDLREKLSGTMQSQPVNTDPPKSKPAAEVAKPARKSVAVEASAPETKKAPPSISSRKKTQQKDEKSMEGLLQSLGLEKYQIIFQAEEIDMTALMHMTDEDLKALGIPMGPRKKILLALDTRA from the exons ATGTACGCTGATCGAGTGGATGCTGGGACCAAGAGGTCTGTGAAGGAGCGGCTTAACGGGAACACCGAAGAAGATTTTGGTCGAAGTAGACAGACCAATAACAAGAG GCAGAGGCCAAATGATGACAAGTGGGAACATGATCTCTTCAAGGATGACAATGAATCCCGTGTTGCAA ACCGCAAAGTTGACGCCAGAGATCTTCGGTTGAAGCTCCAAAAGAAGAACTCACCGCAAGCATATCAAAGTGGAAAGGGTAATCTTGCAGGTGGTGTCCGGGATCTACGTGAAAAGCTGTCTGGCACAATGCAATCACAACCAGTAAACACTGATCCCCCAAAGTCAAAACCAGCAGCAGAGGTTGCTAAACCTGCTAGAAAAAGTGTTGCAGTTGAAGCCTCAGCACCAGAAACCAAAAAAGCTCCACCTTCAATTTCTTCAAGGAAAAAGACTCAACAAAAG GATGAAAAATCAATGGAAGGCTTGTTGCAGTCTCTTGGTCTTGAAAAATATCAGATTATTTTTCAGGCTGAAGAA ATTGACATGACTGCTCTGATGCACATGACTGATGAGGATCTCAAGGCGTTGGGGATTCCAATG GGTCCTAGGAAGAAGATACTTTTGGCCTTGGATACCAGAGCCTGA